The genomic window aggctcagtttccccatctgtaaaatgaaagaatcagaCTAGATTCCTTTTTGCTCTGAAAAGTCATGTTTTGTATTATAAAGCCCCTCCCAGACTTAACAGTCTATATTCAaaattcccttctagttctgacattctaaatTTCAATGATTCTAGAGTGGGACCCATGGGAATGAAGAAGAAAggtgagtcccagagaggttaccAAAGAAGAAAAGGCAGGATTTGCTGGCAGACTGGATATAGGTGAAGGGAGGCAAGAACCAAAACAACACAACGAAGTCCTGGGCATTGTTCCAATTTTCCACAGACCAGAGAATAGCTTTTGGTGCATCTGATGACCTTGTCTCCAGTCCCAATGTTTCTCCTTCTCCCTATGTAGGAGGTGTTTCAAGAACAGAATGGAGTGGCAGGTCTTGATTCTGATTCTTTGCCTTGGCACATTTCCCTCAGTCTCTGCCGATTGCCCAGTTCAGTGCTCCATGTGTGCTGTGCAAACTCAAAACTTGGACAAGCCCATCAACCCACTGGTAGGTCTTGAGTATGCCATTGCTATTCTAGGTATTGCCTGGGACATAGATAATTGAACTGCTCTGAGGAAGAAGACCTGACTCTCAAGTAACCAGATTGCTTTcctttttgagggggagggaatgaggcagttagagttaagtgacttgctcagggtcacacacctagtgtctgaggccagattggaactcagttcctcctgtaCCACCCAGATGACTTTCCATAGGTTTACTAGAGAATCATGCAATTAGTATATTTGACGTGAACAGGACTTTAGGACATAGACTGTCAGGGTCTTCTAGAAAATGCCATAGAAATCTTAGTCTACTTCTGACAGCAAAGGTCTTCCTTTCAAGAGATTAAGCAAGAAACTAATTTTCCATCCCTGACTCCTTTTCTGCTTCTAGACCTACCATAACTTGAGTTTACCAATTTTGTCTTGGCTCACTCCTCAATAGTATGGCATATGTTAAGATGATTacaaaggtcctttccatctgTCAACATGATGATCTTATAGGAGAGCTGAGAGCTAGCATTTgagtcttccctctgagattatctcctttatcatatgcatgtgtatgtgtgtacacatatcttgtttgtatggagttatttgcatgttatcttcccaTTAGACtgggctccttgaggacaagggctctccccacctttttttgtatctccagtgcttagtaggtgcttaataaatggtcttTTGACTGACTGTTATCTTCTTGCTTGATGTGCTGCAGATGTGTTTCCTGGAGTGTCAGACCATCATGATGTCTAACACGGAATGGGAGAAGTGTAAGAACTTCCTTTCTCTATTCACTCCTTTTATGCTGGGTCTTCGTGGGAAAGGAGAGCTTGGAGGCATGTCCGAGGCCTCTGAAGAGCTCTATGGTGAGCAGGCTAAGCCGTACCCAGGACTCACCAAGACCGTGGAGAAGTTCGCCAATGTCCTGATGCAGGAGAACGCCTACGGCAGGGGCCCGAGCCACAAGTACGTGGGACTCCTCCCCAAGCTCGGTGAACGGGCTGTGTCCGAGATGATGGAAGATTCGCAGCAGTACCACAGAGCCTTGGAGACCGGGGAGCTGGGCTACCCTAGCGAGGACGGGGCCACCGCTTCAGCAGCAAGCCCAAAGGATGAGATGAAACGCTACGGGGGCTTCCTGCGCAAGTATCCCAAGAGGAGCTTCGAGGTGGCCGGGGACGGCCAGGAGCAGGAAGACCTGCATAAGCGCTATGGAGGCTTCATGCGAAGGATCCGTCCCAAGCTCAAGTGGGACAATCAGAAGAGGTACGGAGGCTTCCTTCGCCGGCAGTTCAAAGTGGTGACGCGCTCCGAGGAAGACCCCAATGCCTACTCAGGGGAGCTCTCTGGTCTATAAAGCCTCTCCTCAGCCCTCAGCCGAAAAGAGCTTGGAGCTGATCTACTTCTTGTCTGGACTAATTACATCATACCTATATTCTGTGCTTGGCTGCATATTTTATACAGGAGGAAGATCCAAGCCCACTTCAGTGGTCCCCAGTCCTTCCAGGTCTGGGCAGCGTCTGTGTCTGAGCTTAGCAACAGGGAGAGAGGCATGTTGATTTCAATCTCCCATTCATTCCTGAATCTCACTTCAGTGGAACTGAGATTTCTTATCCCAccaaaacagacagacagacagacagacacacacacacacacacacacacacacacacacacacacacacacacaccccaaccgGAGAACCCCCAAATCAGtggatttttatcttttttcccccttaggaATACCTTATAGGTAAGGGACCAGTGTGTCTTCCTGCTGTACAAAACCCATTAGCAGACACCTGTGAGTGTAGGTACTCTGTCTCGGAACTACATCTCCTAAATGGTTAGGGTAAAGAGTGTGTACTCCGCTTCATGGGCCCCTGAGAAAAAGTTTTCAGGACCCAGCCCTTGTTACCCCCAAATccttctgggaaatgtagtccaGTGGAAGAGTACTTGTCTACCCAGACACTCTTACCTGAATTCCAGGTAACTAAAATGACTGAGTCTTCTAAAGAATGTACTCTAAATACCCTCTAAAGAATGTGAGGACCTGTGTTGTCCTCCACCATTTATCCATCccctcaaaaaacatttatttaaggcATAATGTGCCCAGAGCCTATTATGGGTGCTGGAACAAAGGCATATTTAAGTAAATTAAtgtctctatcctcaaggaggCCTCACATTTATCAACATATGAATTTCTGCTCTACTCTTTGTTAGAGCTCATCCCAAGGACTTTCCCTTAATTTATTCTCTAATGGGAAAAGAATCTTGACATTTTTGAACCTTGGATGGTTGGTTCTGTTTGGAAACACATCTTTGAATAAtgatctccttctctcccccttccccaaccaATAGGGGAAAAGGACCTTGAAGAAACCACAGTTTTTATTACcaataataatattgattgaGGGGATACTGAATGAATCAGGAACATGTGAAATATGCTTCCTTAAATATTTATGTAGAGTTGAATATGAATAGGGAATTTATGCTTGGATGAAGACCCATTCTGAGTTCCAAAACTTTAAGGGAAAGATTCAACAAACTTAAAATGCAAACCTGTTCCCTTGGCCCTCGTTAGCCTAATTAAAATGATCAGCATCCTTCTCCTACCCGAGATGAACTGTGGTGGATTCAAACTGATGAGGTGAGGAATGATCAGCCACTTGAGTCACCATATCAGCTGCTGAGAGCCCACACCATATGGTCTACCATATGGGATTGACTTGGACTGAGGCCGTCTAGAAGCAacagatagaaaatgaaagaatgccTTAATGACCACCCTTTCCAACCAGcatctcaaaaacaaacaaatctggTGATGAAACAATTCAAAAGTCAAATCAGCTCCCTAGGTATCTCAGAATGATGGTAGTCAACCTTCCAAAGCTGTAGCATTGAGAACCATAGGAGGCAGACTAaatcctagaatctcagggaaggaagggaCAGTGGAAGCTATCTAATTCAGTTCCTTACCTGAAGCTTTATAAACTCTGTCTTAGCATCTTCTTTGAGTGGTCATCCAGCTCTCACTTGAACACCTTTGCTGACAGGAAactcactatctctcaaagtaACCCATTTCACCACTGGACAATTCTGAATGCTagaaagttcttttttattttaaacccaAATTTGCCCTCCAAtaactttctctccttttaccctaaAATTTCCACCTGGGGCCAAAGAGAATGAATCAAATGCCTCTTTTTAATGATAGTCCTTCTGCTATCTGAGAGCCAATGATAAGGGATTTTGATGTATTATATAAATTGCAGCCTGGTACAAATATTCATCCACAGCCATTAAGTCTATTGTGATGTTCCTAACATACagattgttttgtttcctttttaaaaaaaagttcagtttACATGACTAAACTGAAGTTTGATCTGTCTGAAATGGGACAGTATCattcccccctttcttttcttctgtattataaataaaatgaaaatgttaatgaCTCTGTGTCCCACAGGCTCTATTCACAAAGCTTTCTTTACTAATAACAATCTAGATAGTTAGGATTTTACTGTTACAGTAGATAACAGAATTATAATTTTTAGAACTGTGagagaccttagagaacatctggTCTGATCTCattctcacagatgaggaaactgagactcggggttaagtgatttgctcacagtcacacagctagtaagtgcaagaggcaagatttgaaccaggtcttcttaactccaagacATTCTTCTATTCATGATTCCATGCTATCCCTCCACtaagagagaccttagaacatagaacataaaacattagaactagaaaagatctAGGAATGAGGAATGTTAGACCTGGGAGGGACCAAAGAAATGATTGAATTCaaaaactttattttacagaggaagaaactgaggctgggattGGCGGTGGGTGGggaagagatttgtccaagatcatatatCAAGGCAGTGGCAGAGCTAGGGCCTAAAGCCAGATTTCTTCAGTCCCAGATGAGCACTCCTTCTGTTATGCTATCACCTTTTAACTTCAGTTCACAGAAAATGGAAGCTTTGTTCATAAATAGAGTcccagagaaagaataaaaactggcatttatatagtgtgttagattttgcaaagcacttcatatacaTTTTCTCTCTTGAGACACACAACAACCCGGTGAGGTGGGTATGACAGGtatttttatccctgttttacaaaggaggaaactggtgcagttaggttaagtgacttgcccatggttacacagacagaaagtgtcagaagcagaattcaaaacCAGTTTTGCCTAATGTCAGGCTGAATATACTAATCCATACAGCTTAATCGAAGGTATAACAACTTGGGTAACAATGTTTCCCATTGTATTTAGTGGATGAAAAACATATATGTTGGCTCAGTTTCAGAGCTAAAATTTCATCCATAAGCTGTTAAATAAGGACAGCAGCAGAGAATGAAACCAAGGGGAACTATGAAGGGcaaatgaataataatgaaaataacaataatagctatcaATTATAtaccattttaaggtttgcagtgttgttgttcagtcacttcagactctttgtgatcccattttgggtttccttgacaaagacatggaagtcgtttgccatatctttctccagctcattttatagatgaggaaattgaggcaaactgggttaagtgatttgcccagggtcacacagctaatatctgaggtcatatttgaactcatgtagttggatcttcctgactccaggtctgatgctttatccactgtgctgcaTAGCTGTCCCTACAATAACTGTCCAAGAGGAACTCAACTTTGGATTCTGACATTCTGAACGACTTTAGACAAAATACATGATTTACAGTGTGGTGGCAAGGATATTAAATttcaagtcagaagatctgagttctagtcttgGTCCTGTCATCtctctgatctataaaatgaggggcccagcctagatgatctctatgTTCTCCCCcacctctaaatcctatgaaactaataatagatttgaagtcagtcaacaagtattgattgagtacctactatgtgccaggtgctgtgataaatgctgagaatacaaagaaaggcaaaaaaaaaaaaaaaaaaaaaagaagaaaagaaaagaaaaggagaaaagctgTGTTCTCAAGGAGGATAGAGGCAAGATCCTGGTTGTAGGGGCACAGCATACTAAGGTTTTTATGTTCTGCTCCTGTTTAAGACCCTCGTGCAGAGCCATGGGTCGAAGAGTTataggggaagagagggagagttcTGATATTGCAGTGTTCCCGTCCTCTACCTCCTTCATCTCTCTGCAGCATCTGATGTTACCCCCCTCCTTCATGCTCTTCCCATCTCCAGGAGCTTTTTCATCTCAGGGGATGGCTggcttctttgtttctttttttttttctggctgcttttcctccttccattctAAATTAGAAGTTCTTTTTCATGGTTGTGTCAAGGGACCTTTTGACTTGGACAAGAAACTCTGTcttagaatcatatttttaaatggataaaagaatCTGTACAAGATTATTAATGCAACCACTATATTGAAATCAAAATGTCACTTCCTTTCCTGATGAACTTCCTGAAATCTGCAGACTTCTTGGAAATCCATGGGACTCTGCTCTAAACGTGGATTTTATCAAGGTCCTTTACTTAACTCTTTTTCCCCTCAACTTTCATTctagatgaaatcacaggattttatagctagaaggaacctaagaggccatctaatcctactccttcattttatagttaagaaacCTGAGGGATAGAGAGAAGTGATTTTACCCAAGTAAGAATAAGAGATGGGTTTCAGGactagatcctctgactccaaatctagtcctCTTCCCATTACCTTGGAGCCATAATGATGGTGGAACAATTAAGGATATGTCCCAAGTCATTGAATGTAGAGGAGTAGGCAGTGGTGACTCTTATTCCTCAGTAAACTTGGTTAGCAAgaatttcagtcctgtctgactttttatgacctcatttggggttttgttggtagagatattggaatgatttaccatttctttatccagatgagaaaactgaggtaaacagagttaagtgacttgcccagggtcacaccacttgTAAGcatcttaggccagatttgaacttaggaagttgaggctttctgacttcaggcctggcactctatccaccatgccacctagcaagaataaattcatttaaaaaaggaagCTGTTTAGCTTTCAGAGCTTttgagacccacagtttaagaagccctgactTAGGTGAACTTCTCACCTAATCTACCTTGCCATCTTTCCcaattctcattctcttctttcttcccatagGGGAGAGTTCAGGTGTTACTTCTTATCTAGAATATTATAGTCACTTGGAGTCATTTTGTGCAGCAGAAATaatgttgaacttggaatcagaggacctagaagggacctttgagttACCCCTATCCCTTTCTGCCTGTaagaccccaggcaaatcattcAGCAACTGTggattccagtttcctcatctgtataacagTAGGGATTAGATGACATGACCTTTAGTAACTCTTAATAGCTCTAAATCTGTTTTTCTATGATCTTTATACCTctagtctttttccttttgaaagtCCATTTTATATATCAGACACATctatcttcctaaaacacaggtctgatcatatcgCCTCCTACTAAGAAGCCTGcaatggctccccattgtctCCCTAATTAAGTACTAATCAGTCAGGCTGGTATTTAAGGCCCACTACAATTTGGTCACCACCTACCTTTCTAGactaatctctccctctcttcccttggtATACCTTATACTCACATTggtctttttgcctttctcttgtTAAGTGGTTGTCTTAATGTTTATCACAGGGAGGCGAGAATAGATATCTCTGGCATCTCCTCTGGCCACTCTTCTCCAAGGAAGACTATTTCTGTCAGGAGAGAAGCAGGGGGTTGGGGCCAGAGGCTGGCCACTCTGCTCAGAGTGAGGGGGCACTGGACTAGAATTCTATCTAtgtgctcccttaaatattattagtttaagaatgaaattttaaGGTTCAAGCTAAATTCCTCACTGCTAGTCATTAATGGGGAAGGAAGGACCTCAGTAAATCCAAGACTTTATTCTCCTTCCTTGATTTTCCAAATGCCATTTTCACAATGAACACACGTAGCAAGCAATAAGGAAACCCATTAACtcaagtcaaaagcaaaacagaagtgGTAGAAagtatacatataatacacagaGTAAACGAGATCTCCCTTTGGGAGTGAGATAATCCAACTCAACCGAGAGAGTCCCACATCTCAACCTAAGGGAAATTCTCTGAAGTCTCTAATGTAACAAGCTGGGAATTGTGACATGATCCAAGTTCTAGATGTCTACTTCTTTCCAGAGACCTCCCTCCAACCTGAAGGGAGGTTTGAATGGAACAACTCTCTCAAAGCTAGAAGTCACAAGACACCAACAAGACCAAAGAGAGCagatctttttctccctttcttgcaACTGTGTTCTGCCTGCCACACCAGCTCAGGGCATTGAGTAATCAGTTACCCCAAGAATAGCATGCACATGACCCTTTAAGCCAGTGTTAGACTCTGAAAATACCCCATACTTTACTTTCCCCTTGGGTGCTCTTCCTCTTAAATAGTCCACAGGCCCAATTCCTACTCATGGTTCCAAGGTCCAATTCAAATATTACCTTCTTTATGAAACTTCTCTGATAGCTCCAATAAGAAGTAATCTTCATTCCAATCTCCCTAGACCTTTGCTTCTACATCATTTGTCATATTGTTTTGCCTTATGTAACACTTCCTTACATATGCTTTGTATTCCCTATTGGACTCTAAGCTTTTTAAGGGAAGAGGCTATATCTAAATTATCTCTGTAGCCTTTTTAACATCTAACACATGGACAAGCCCATGGgaggtactcagtaaatatttactgaataaatgaataaatataatggAACTGGGGAGATATttgaacagaaatagaaataagtGGGAGGAAGTCCCtaccaaattaattttaatgaacatttattaagctcctactacagTACAATGTTCTAGGCTATGGGGGACACACAAAGATGAATAGGgtatgaaaatagaaaatatggGGCATGTTCAGAAAATGGTGAATAGACCAGCTTGGCTGaagtaattttcctcatctgatctCTTATGACTGTATTTCTCTTTAGGCACTTGTCATGACAATTTGTTTTATCTATCCCTGGACATTTTATCTCTCGCCCTTTAGACCAGAATACATCATAGTAGTGGAAAATACCAGTTCTAATACTTATTAGCAGTGcagccttggacaaatcacttaaaagtctttctgatcctcagttttctcatctagaggaaggagataatatttgtgctaCGTACCTGACAGCAGGGTTGTAAGGAAAATAAACCGTAATGTGCTACGGAAGCGTGAGCTAGTTATTATAGAGTCCATAGTCCTtagggtcatctaatccaaccctctaattttacagataaagagactgaAACCAAGAGAATAATAGGCACGAAGTTACatagtttttgtcttttgtttttgaaggggaccaatgacatcatgggtgatgtcttgacttgtacgtgaattggatttaaatgaggcagagctggataaagcctctttctctcttcctgagtcatcaaaatgCAGTGGCATGACAAAAGTCAggcgatgacccaggatgcattggatGACGTTGGTGTCTTcaaatgtctgaccaagctctaagggttccatagcacctgcttcagctgccttcatggtcattgttCTCATGGTAGAAAAGAGCAGATTTATGTTTTAAACCTATGTCTTATGACTGAAtacagtgctcttttcactatattGTACTCCTTCTGTTATTAGAAGTtacctgaaggcaggaactagGGTTTCTTTACATCTATATATCTTCCAGCCCTGAGCATAGTTTGCTACATATGGCAGGAAATTAATGCTtgtttgaaggaagaaaggaaggaaggaaaaaggaaagatggaaggaaaaaggtaggaaagaaaatagaaagaaaggctagagagaaaagaagaaggaagggagggaggaagaaaggaaggaaagaaagaagatggaaggataagaggaaggaagagaaaagaaggcaggaaaactaggaggaaagatagaaggaagcaaggaaagatacaaggaaaaaaatggaagtagggaggaagtgaagaaagaaaggaaagaaggaaagaagataggaaagaaagaaagaagaaaggaaggagggaggaagggaagaaaggaaagagaaagggacaaaggaaggaaggtaggaaggaaagaaggaaggaagaaaggaaggagcacATGCCAAAGGGTATTATTGTACCTAGTTGTTGCCCATGTCTTAAACAGGAGCCCATGATTAAGAAGACTCAGAATGGAAGCTGGTTAGGAGATGCCAGCCCCCCAGTAACCTTAAAAGGATGAGTTACTAATAACATTTTGTTTCTATGGCAACGTTCCCACACCATCATCAGTGGGGAAATTCTTGTCATAATAACGATGCAGCTAATAGTCCTACCTTTGAGCTATGCAGGCCTTCCTTCAGAGGTGTTCCAAGCACTCCACGCAAATGAGCTCATTTGCCTTCACAGGGCTTTCTATGAGTTTAAAAGATCATGTGTCACCAAGGTGAGGAGCATCCAAAACAAGAGTCTCCAGCAATTATTCGGTTCTCTAGGAGAGCTAGAGTCTGATTCATTGGCATTTGTGCTGCTGCCAATTAGTTTTCATCACTAACAAAGATTCATAATTACAACTCTGATATATACATTTGAAGACAATATGAACTTTCATCCTATTCATCCTGCTCGTCATCTGGCGCAGACTaagttctgtttccttttttctataaTTCTTTCATGTCCCTCACCTCCACTGACGTGGCATAGTGAAAAAGGCCCTCAACTGGGAGTCAGAAACTTGGGTTCTGCTCTCCTGCCGTGCTAGGCACTAGCTGGGTATTCTTGATCAAATCACTCCTCTCTGTCACCTTCCTTattgcaaaatgaggaaaatgacacaTGTATCACCTCCTTCTCAAAATTATTGTaaggaaagggctttgtaaactttaaagtacttaGAAATGCCAGCTATCTTGTGCATGCTGCCAAATGAGTCTATCTTGCCTTATTTTTAAACACTATTACATGGACTGAGTTAAAATAATTCTAGCATTGTtctgaaaaagagagaagactgcagttgttttcctcagtcacAGATAATTTTACTAAGACAAaccatggtgtagtggatagagcttgccaggaagttctgggttcagatcctgtctttGCCCCTACTGTCCGTGTGCCCCTGGACACTTAAGCTGTTTATCTTCTCAGCATTCGCGGTGACTCTAAGACTATATGTTGCCAAGCAAAGTGTCCACTGTCATGAGAAGAGGGGATCCCTCGCCTGGAGGATTTCTCTgcaataatgaaatcacagattaagTCCTTATTCctatctctctaagcctcagtttccttttctggaaaacGGAGATGAGAATACTATAATTAAACTCAGAGTTATTGTGACGTTATAGCTTTGGAGCTGAGGACATGAGCAGTCACCAAGTCCTTTCTcatcactgatgaggaaactgaggtacagagaagtagTAGGCATTCAAAGCCAGGTCTACCGACTCCAAATTTAGTGaactttccactgtaccatgctaaAGAATGTTAAAGGACACTCTCGTTAAAAAGCACACGAGCAAAGAAAGTTATCATTATTAGGGGGATGACTGCTCACTATATTATTTTTCCTGTTGTAAAGATGCAAGATTTGTCATTTCTCTCTTCTACTCACCACCCTCAAAAATGCCTCTTCTGGGTATGAGGAGAGAAGCAGTAGTTTTCTGTCCTTGAACTCATGGCTTCAATAAGAATGCACTGCCTTAACAGATGAAAATGCTAGCTCTGACCCCCTCTCCAGTGGGCACaagctctgtttttttttaagagtggTAATAGGTTTGCACTTTAATAATATACTCTCTGAGCAGGAGTTTGAGAGATAATCCTAGACCCACATTAGCCCTTACTTTGGGAATGATGTAGGAAACCCCAGGGTCTCCACTGTTTTTAAGCTCTCAGGAAGAAAGGCATGATAGGTGGCCCTCATTTTCTATAGCAGAATCATAGGACCTTGGCATTGAAAGAGGCTCTTGGAGGGATGACAGAATTGTAGAGCTGGAAGCAGACTTTGAAATTATGTAGTCCAACCTGCTCACTTTATCAAtgagcccagagaggtaaagtgatttgccattggTCACATGGATGGGGCAGTGAATGGCGGAGCCTGGACCATCTCATTTGAAGGCTAATTCTAAggtcatctctctctgcctccaggctCTTTTTCCTGTGGCACTGAATTCCACTGTCAATTCATGCAGAAATGGTTTGAATGGAagcatctcagagttgaaagaatCCCCAGTGGCATCTAAGCCAACACTGAATTGAATCAGTTCTAgaccaacaccttcattttacagataggaagaCTGAGgctagagaaagggaagagacttgCTTAAGCTCCTACAGCTGTTAAGTGGCaggacctgaatccaggtcttctggcttcaaATTCAGGGTTTGTTCCATGCTACCTTTGACTACAGATTCCTACTAAAGAGGCAGGCCACCCTGGGGAttctgggggaggagagaaagctcTAGGTTTGGAGTTAGAACACGTGGGTCTGAAGCCTAGCTTTGCTACTCCCTGCGTGTGTAACCTTGGGAAGTCTGTCTGGTTCCcaatctgtaaaaggaaggttTGGACTAGAGGGCGAACAAAGTGCCTTCCAATACTAATTCTAGAATCTCATATTGCTTCATCCGTACTTTtgagttttttcacttttcgGGGACAATTAACTGAAGGGGGCTTCCAACAgagggaagatttgtagaaaaACATGAACCCTTGACAGCTGCAAGCTGGTGGGACCAGGCGGCCTGTCATCAGTGTCTAATGCTGGGGCTCCCCCTTGTGGCCAGATAGAGCGATGGAGAAGGCTGATTAAGCATAATTAA from Notamacropus eugenii isolate mMacEug1 chromosome 1, mMacEug1.pri_v2, whole genome shotgun sequence includes these protein-coding regions:
- the PDYN gene encoding proenkephalin-B, which translates into the protein MEWQVLILILCLGTFPSVSADCPVQCSMCAVQTQNLDKPINPLMCFLECQTIMMSNTEWEKCKNFLSLFTPFMLGLRGKGELGGMSEASEELYGEQAKPYPGLTKTVEKFANVLMQENAYGRGPSHKYVGLLPKLGERAVSEMMEDSQQYHRALETGELGYPSEDGATASAASPKDEMKRYGGFLRKYPKRSFEVAGDGQEQEDLHKRYGGFMRRIRPKLKWDNQKRYGGFLRRQFKVVTRSEEDPNAYSGELSGL